One Chengkuizengella sediminis genomic window carries:
- the clpP gene encoding ATP-dependent Clp endopeptidase proteolytic subunit ClpP gives MNLVPIVVEQTNRGERSYDIYSRLLKDRIIFLGSAIDDNVANIVIAQMLFLAADDPDKDIHLYINSPGGSVTAGMGIFDTMQFIKPDVSTICVGMAASMGSLLLTAGAKGKRFALPNSEVMIHQPLGGVRGQATDIKIHADWIIRTKKKLNQIYVERTGQPMSKIERDTDRDFFMSADESKEYGLIDEVITRTDFIKE, from the coding sequence ATGAATCTTGTACCTATAGTAGTTGAGCAAACGAATCGTGGAGAGAGATCTTATGATATTTATTCACGATTACTAAAGGATCGAATTATTTTTTTAGGCAGTGCAATTGATGATAATGTAGCAAACATTGTCATAGCTCAAATGTTATTTTTAGCTGCGGATGACCCAGATAAAGACATACATTTGTATATTAATTCACCTGGAGGCTCTGTTACTGCAGGGATGGGGATTTTTGATACAATGCAATTTATAAAACCTGATGTTTCAACGATTTGTGTTGGAATGGCTGCGAGTATGGGATCACTATTGCTAACAGCAGGTGCGAAAGGCAAACGTTTTGCTTTGCCTAATAGTGAAGTCATGATACATCAACCTCTTGGTGGTGTTAGAGGTCAAGCAACAGATATCAAAATTCATGCGGATTGGATTATTCGTACAAAGAAAAAGTTAAATCAAATATATGTAGAGAGAACAGGACAACCTATGAGTAAAATAGAGAGAGATACTGATAGGGATTTCTTTATGAGTGCTGACGAATCAAAAGAGTATGGATTAATTGATGAAGTTATCA